The Faecalibacterium prausnitzii genome includes a window with the following:
- a CDS encoding bifunctional diguanylate cyclase/phosphodiesterase has protein sequence MKHFTRHKLSGARAERSIFGTIFKAMVGVLLVEVALLVASIYAMRVGPQLDQNAEDILAMQVENRSRYIRTTLNDAQELSTLESEINTLTQELLASGSIDLATLDSSSITAYPLLEAATPKLIAALRSRPVTGIFLVLNTHDLNSRSAGNHLPSIYLRDLDPDASPSENNSDLLFERAPARLVQEQSIATDKSWSPALAYQAKARGFLYAPFQAAYDDGAQLSPADYGHWTIAPYALKDDDRQAIYYSQPLILPDGTIYGVIGVELLTSYLAEKLPCAELQGDGSGLYLLACSNMMLNLDTLSLDLAPVLCSGSSAFASGTTAAASRRGTGCFRLVQDHVPYTASVMSLNLYNRNAPFSGDRWYLVGMVPTANLSAFSNRVQQMLFLTVLLTLIAGFLASFLVSERMSKPVHQLSAAVAKAQENAVAMPQLPTTGILEVDQFASAITHLSEDVLASSTRFLRIMEMATVELGGYELRSDSVFATDNFFQMLGLATPEPLTPRSFRNALSRIAHSSLYRTTDAGNSVFLVRKEDEVRYVILRVTRICGETASEVGLLEDVTSPILEQQRIERERDYDILTGLYNRQAFDRVCADLFAHPAQLHCSALLMMDLDNLKQINDTYGHDWGDQYIRQTGQCFAANIPKNTVCSRLSGDEFLLLFYGYDTQDAIRAELDKLSAALRASCSTLPNGKTLNISISGGVAWYPEDGKDLKTLKKYADFAMYQVKQSRKGQVGDFDIGVYHREEYAAQTQREFLQLLREEQVHYYFQPIFSAQTGRVVAYEALMRVNTPTLTSPSQVMTLAHELDRLYDIERITMFHSSEAFEKLQNRGLIRKDALLFVNSIANVDLNDEDRQEYHRRYPDLLKQLVVEITEQEDLDRACLERKRNMPGFSGTFALDDYGTGYSNELNLLELSPQYIKIDLSIIRGIEKDLDKQQIVSNIVAYAHARSMQILAEGIEDEIQLRKVIDLGVDLLQGYYLSRPAAVPSPIASEALDVIRAASAAHSDAG, from the coding sequence ATGAAACACTTCACCCGACACAAACTGTCCGGGGCCCGCGCAGAGCGCTCCATTTTCGGCACCATCTTCAAAGCGATGGTCGGTGTGCTGCTGGTGGAGGTCGCGCTGCTCGTCGCGTCCATCTATGCGATGCGGGTCGGCCCCCAGCTGGACCAGAACGCGGAGGACATCCTCGCCATGCAGGTGGAGAACCGCAGCCGATACATCCGGACCACCCTGAACGATGCGCAGGAGCTTTCCACTCTGGAAAGTGAGATCAACACCCTGACGCAGGAGCTGCTGGCCAGCGGCAGCATCGACCTTGCCACGCTGGACAGCAGCAGCATCACCGCCTACCCCCTGCTGGAAGCCGCCACCCCAAAGCTCATCGCCGCTCTGCGCAGCAGGCCGGTGACCGGCATCTTTCTGGTGCTGAACACCCACGACCTGAACAGTCGCTCCGCTGGCAATCACCTGCCCTCCATCTATCTGCGGGATCTGGACCCCGACGCCTCGCCCTCCGAAAACAATTCCGACCTGCTGTTCGAGCGGGCACCGGCCCGGCTGGTGCAGGAGCAGAGCATCGCCACTGACAAGAGCTGGTCCCCCGCTCTTGCCTATCAGGCAAAAGCCAGAGGCTTTCTCTATGCGCCGTTCCAGGCGGCCTATGACGATGGTGCCCAGCTGAGCCCGGCGGATTACGGCCACTGGACCATCGCCCCCTATGCTCTGAAAGATGACGACCGGCAGGCCATCTATTACAGCCAGCCCCTCATCCTGCCGGACGGCACCATCTACGGCGTCATCGGCGTGGAGCTTCTGACCAGCTACCTTGCCGAGAAGCTGCCCTGCGCCGAACTGCAGGGCGACGGCTCCGGCCTCTATCTGCTGGCCTGCTCCAATATGATGTTGAACCTGGACACCCTCTCGCTGGATCTTGCACCGGTCCTGTGCAGCGGCAGTTCGGCGTTTGCCAGCGGCACCACCGCTGCGGCATCCCGGCGCGGCACCGGCTGCTTCCGTCTGGTGCAGGACCATGTGCCCTACACAGCCTCCGTGATGTCGCTGAATCTCTACAACCGGAACGCCCCCTTCTCCGGGGATCGCTGGTATCTGGTGGGCATGGTGCCCACGGCCAACCTCTCGGCCTTCTCCAACCGGGTGCAGCAGATGCTCTTCCTCACCGTGCTGCTCACCCTCATCGCAGGCTTTCTGGCGAGCTTTCTGGTCAGTGAGCGGATGTCCAAGCCCGTCCATCAGCTCTCCGCTGCCGTGGCCAAAGCGCAGGAAAACGCCGTGGCCATGCCGCAGCTGCCCACTACCGGCATCCTGGAAGTAGACCAGTTTGCCTCGGCCATCACCCACCTTTCGGAGGATGTGCTGGCCTCTTCCACCCGCTTTCTGCGGATCATGGAGATGGCCACGGTGGAGCTGGGCGGCTACGAGCTGCGCAGCGACAGTGTCTTTGCCACCGACAACTTCTTCCAGATGCTGGGGCTGGCCACCCCGGAGCCTCTCACGCCCCGCAGCTTCCGCAACGCCCTCTCCCGGATCGCGCATTCCAGCCTCTACCGCACCACGGATGCAGGCAACTCCGTCTTCCTCGTCCGGAAAGAGGACGAGGTGCGGTATGTGATCCTCCGTGTGACCCGCATCTGCGGCGAGACCGCCTCGGAGGTGGGCCTGCTCGAAGATGTGACCAGCCCCATACTGGAGCAGCAGCGCATCGAGCGGGAGCGCGACTACGATATCCTCACCGGGCTGTACAACCGTCAGGCGTTCGACCGGGTCTGCGCCGACCTCTTTGCCCACCCGGCCCAGCTGCACTGCTCGGCTCTGCTGATGATGGATCTGGACAACCTCAAGCAGATCAACGACACCTACGGCCACGACTGGGGCGACCAGTACATCCGCCAAACCGGCCAGTGCTTCGCCGCCAACATCCCAAAGAACACCGTCTGCTCCCGCCTGTCCGGCGACGAGTTCCTGCTGCTGTTCTACGGGTACGACACACAGGACGCCATCCGCGCCGAGCTGGATAAGCTGAGCGCCGCCCTGCGGGCCAGCTGCTCCACCCTGCCCAACGGCAAAACACTGAACATCAGCATCTCCGGCGGCGTGGCCTGGTACCCGGAGGACGGCAAAGACCTGAAGACCCTGAAAAAATACGCCGACTTCGCCATGTATCAGGTCAAGCAGTCCCGCAAGGGGCAGGTGGGCGATTTTGACATCGGCGTCTACCACCGCGAGGAGTATGCCGCCCAGACCCAGCGCGAGTTCCTGCAATTGCTGCGGGAAGAGCAGGTGCACTACTACTTCCAGCCCATCTTCAGCGCACAGACCGGGCGGGTGGTGGCCTACGAGGCGCTGATGCGGGTGAACACGCCCACCCTCACCTCGCCTTCGCAGGTGATGACGCTGGCCCACGAACTGGACCGCCTGTACGACATCGAGCGGATCACCATGTTCCATTCCAGCGAGGCATTCGAGAAGCTGCAGAACCGGGGCCTCATCCGGAAGGACGCCCTGCTCTTCGTCAACTCCATCGCCAATGTGGACCTGAACGATGAAGACCGCCAGGAATATCACCGCCGCTACCCCGACCTGCTCAAACAGCTCGTCGTGGAGATTACCGAACAGGAAGACCTGGACCGCGCATGTCTGGAGCGGAAGCGGAACATGCCGGGCTTCTCCGGTACCTTCGCGCTGGATGACTACGGCACCGGCTACAGCAACGAGCTCAATCTGCTGGAACTGTCGCCCCAGTACATCAAGATCGACCTCTCCATCATCCGCGGCATCGAGAAGGATCTCGACAAGCAGCAGATCGTCTCGAACATCGTGGCCTACGCCCACGCCCGCAGTATGCAGATCCTCGCCGAGGGCATCGAGGATGAGATCCAGCTGCGCAAGGTCATCGACCTGGGCGTGGACCTGCTGCAGGGCTACTACCTCAGCCGCCCGGCAGCCGTGCCCTCCCCCATCGCATCCGAAGCGCTGGATGTCATCCGCGCTGCCAGCGCCGCGCATTCGGATGCCGGCTAA
- a CDS encoding extracellular solute-binding protein, producing MRSRFRPLVSLVLSAALLLGCVGCGGSAKAPTTITVWNYYSGDLLSSFNALVDQFNATVGKEKNIVVESFNQGNVTDLEANVLAAAQGKVGAAALPNLYSGYADMAYDLDLMGKVVDLAPYLTAKEKAAYVDGFLAEGDLMNNGELKIFPVAKSTELLYLNATDWAPFAAATGVTYDDLATLEGVVEVARQYYDWTDAMTSTPNDGKAFFGRDALANYLLCGAQEMGLTIFDTKNGVMTLHFDKDVIRKLWDNFYVPYIKGWFGASGRFRSDDVKTGNLLAYVGSSASSPFFPAQVMTNDAESHAIEPAILPCPSFAGCSPVAAQQGAGMIVTKGTDAQIRACVEFLKWFTQPENNIAFSVNSGYLPVTRAAANLNAIQASGLELTDIVTQVLDLSLDAVEHDALYTTHAFLEGSTARTTLQNAMTDAAEADRAIVKERLAAGQTAEEAEAEFLTDEYFDQWYESTKAALEAYAG from the coding sequence ATGCGATCTCGTTTTCGTCCGCTCGTCAGTCTGGTGCTGAGCGCTGCGCTGCTGCTGGGCTGTGTGGGCTGCGGCGGCAGTGCCAAGGCACCCACCACCATCACGGTGTGGAACTATTACAGCGGCGACCTTCTGAGCAGCTTCAACGCTCTGGTGGACCAGTTCAACGCCACCGTCGGCAAAGAGAAGAACATCGTGGTCGAGAGCTTCAATCAGGGCAACGTGACCGACCTGGAAGCGAACGTTCTGGCCGCTGCGCAGGGCAAGGTGGGCGCTGCGGCCCTGCCCAACCTCTACTCCGGCTATGCCGACATGGCCTATGACCTCGACCTGATGGGCAAGGTCGTAGACCTGGCCCCCTATCTGACCGCAAAGGAGAAGGCCGCCTATGTGGACGGTTTTCTGGCCGAGGGCGACCTGATGAACAACGGGGAACTGAAGATCTTCCCGGTGGCAAAATCCACCGAGCTGCTCTACCTGAACGCCACCGACTGGGCCCCCTTTGCTGCGGCCACCGGTGTGACCTACGACGACCTGGCCACTTTGGAAGGCGTCGTGGAGGTGGCCCGCCAATACTACGACTGGACGGATGCCATGACCAGCACCCCCAACGACGGCAAGGCCTTCTTCGGCCGTGATGCGCTGGCCAACTACCTGCTGTGCGGTGCTCAGGAGATGGGCCTGACCATCTTTGATACCAAGAACGGCGTCATGACCCTGCATTTTGACAAAGACGTCATCCGCAAACTGTGGGATAACTTCTATGTGCCCTACATCAAGGGCTGGTTCGGTGCCAGCGGCAGGTTCCGCAGCGACGACGTGAAGACCGGCAATCTGCTGGCCTACGTCGGCTCGTCGGCCAGCAGCCCCTTCTTCCCCGCCCAGGTGATGACCAACGACGCCGAGAGCCACGCCATCGAACCGGCCATCCTGCCCTGCCCATCCTTTGCGGGCTGCAGCCCGGTCGCCGCCCAGCAGGGTGCCGGTATGATCGTGACCAAAGGCACCGACGCCCAGATCCGGGCCTGCGTTGAATTTCTGAAGTGGTTTACCCAGCCGGAAAACAACATCGCGTTCTCCGTGAACTCCGGCTATCTGCCCGTGACCCGCGCCGCCGCAAACCTGAACGCCATTCAGGCCAGTGGTTTGGAGCTGACCGACATCGTCACCCAGGTGCTGGACCTCTCGCTGGATGCCGTGGAGCATGACGCCCTGTACACGACCCACGCCTTCCTGGAGGGTTCCACGGCCCGCACCACCCTGCAAAATGCCATGACCGATGCGGCGGAGGCCGACCGGGCCATCGTGAAAGAGCGGCTCGCCGCCGGGCAGACGGCCGAAGAAGCCGAAGCCGAGTTTTTGACCGACGAATACTTTGACCAGTGGTACGAATCCACGAAGGCCGCGCTGGAAGCCTACGCCGGCTGA
- a CDS encoding Hpt domain-containing protein has product MTIEECYTAMGANYQDVLRRFYKPDMIRRFARMFLQDTSFQQLTDAMARQDVKDAFLAAHTLKGVCLNLGFSNLTPSAVALTEILRAGSFDGAAEQYALVEKEYHKTIEAINALD; this is encoded by the coding sequence ATGACGATCGAAGAATGCTACACGGCCATGGGCGCGAATTATCAGGACGTGCTCCGGCGCTTTTATAAACCCGATATGATCCGGCGCTTTGCCCGGATGTTCTTGCAGGACACCAGTTTTCAGCAGCTGACCGATGCCATGGCCCGGCAGGACGTCAAGGATGCGTTTCTTGCGGCGCACACCCTGAAAGGGGTCTGCCTCAACCTCGGCTTCAGCAACCTCACGCCCTCTGCAGTGGCCCTGACGGAGATCCTCCGCGCGGGGAGCTTTGACGGTGCCGCCGAGCAGTATGCCCTTGTAGAGAAGGAATATCACAAGACCATCGAGGCCATCAACGCCCTCGATTGA
- a CDS encoding diguanylate cyclase: MKTMQEVQTLISDLQQFYTDVRLLDAATIERIEEGVRSNPNAEELCYACRHRNRRCHHCAVKNAFENHDQRTKLEYFSPDIVQVSAKYMEVDGAPYVLELLQRMHSDTIVEPDDTEALFSALSGYNTKLYHDPLTDMYNRRYYEEIVRGMKGPIGVALMDLDDFKVYNDTYGHHAGDMALKTAATIVRGCIRQTDALVRFGGDEFLLILPGIPEDYFKIKLEQIREKLHDAIVPGYSHMRLSTSIGGLIQMPSDSMDAVVRQADRLMYQAKVRKNCVVVSGEVLQEDAPGRREEKPQILIVDDSAMNRAILSEILCGDYRILEAADGEECLKKMQQHMGDIALVLLDLMMPKMNGFEVLDFMNRNHAIEDLPVIMISGEDSEESVRRAYEMGVSDYVARPFDARVVYRRVFNTIKLYAKQRRLVSLLSEQIRARERNTSMLVGVLSQLVEFRNGESGLHVQHIHRLTERVLEKLLERPNIYHITSEMQENIPLASALHDIGKIAIDEKILNKPGRLTPEEIEVIKTHTTIGADMLSKLDNFCEEPLLQTAYSIARWHHERWDGRGYPDGLKGNEIPIEAQVVALADVYDALTSDRCYKKACPHEQAVKMILNGECGAFNPMLLECFVEIEDDLKRDLEEEHRNKA, from the coding sequence ATGAAAACAATGCAGGAAGTTCAGACGCTCATCAGCGATCTGCAGCAGTTCTATACGGATGTGCGTCTGCTGGATGCAGCCACCATTGAGCGGATCGAAGAGGGTGTGCGCTCCAACCCCAACGCGGAAGAGCTGTGCTATGCCTGCCGCCACAGGAACCGCCGCTGCCACCACTGCGCGGTGAAGAATGCGTTCGAGAACCATGACCAGCGCACCAAGCTGGAATATTTCTCGCCGGACATCGTGCAGGTGTCGGCCAAATATATGGAGGTGGACGGAGCTCCCTATGTGCTGGAACTGCTGCAGCGGATGCACAGTGATACCATCGTCGAACCCGATGACACCGAGGCACTGTTCAGCGCGCTCTCCGGCTACAACACCAAGCTGTACCACGACCCTCTGACCGACATGTACAACCGCCGCTATTACGAGGAGATCGTCCGCGGCATGAAAGGCCCCATCGGCGTGGCGCTGATGGACCTGGACGATTTTAAGGTCTACAACGATACCTACGGCCACCACGCGGGCGATATGGCCCTGAAGACCGCCGCCACCATCGTGCGCGGCTGCATCCGCCAGACCGATGCGCTGGTGCGCTTCGGCGGCGACGAGTTTCTGCTCATCCTGCCCGGCATCCCGGAGGACTACTTCAAAATCAAACTGGAGCAGATCCGGGAAAAGCTCCATGACGCCATCGTGCCCGGCTACAGCCACATGCGGCTTTCGACCAGCATCGGCGGGCTGATCCAGATGCCAAGCGACAGCATGGATGCCGTGGTCCGGCAGGCCGACCGGCTGATGTATCAGGCCAAGGTCCGGAAGAACTGCGTCGTCGTCTCCGGCGAGGTGCTCCAGGAGGATGCGCCGGGCCGCCGGGAGGAAAAGCCGCAGATCCTCATCGTGGACGATTCCGCGATGAACCGCGCCATCCTGTCGGAGATCCTGTGCGGGGATTACCGCATCCTCGAAGCGGCGGACGGCGAGGAGTGCCTGAAAAAGATGCAGCAGCACATGGGCGATATCGCGCTGGTGCTGCTGGACCTTATGATGCCCAAGATGAACGGGTTTGAGGTGCTGGACTTCATGAACCGCAACCACGCCATCGAGGATCTGCCGGTCATCATGATCTCCGGTGAGGACAGCGAGGAATCCGTCCGCCGCGCCTATGAGATGGGCGTTTCGGATTACGTAGCCCGCCCGTTCGACGCCCGCGTCGTCTACCGCCGGGTGTTCAATACCATCAAGCTCTATGCCAAGCAGCGGCGGCTGGTCAGCCTGCTGTCCGAACAGATCCGCGCGCGGGAGAGGAACACCTCCATGCTGGTGGGGGTGCTGAGCCAGCTGGTGGAGTTCCGCAACGGCGAGAGCGGGCTGCACGTTCAGCACATCCACCGCCTCACCGAGCGGGTGCTCGAAAAACTGCTCGAACGCCCCAACATCTACCACATCACCTCCGAGATGCAGGAGAATATCCCGCTGGCCTCGGCCCTGCACGACATCGGCAAGATCGCCATCGACGAAAAGATCCTGAACAAGCCCGGCCGGCTGACCCCGGAGGAGATCGAGGTCATCAAGACCCATACCACCATCGGCGCGGACATGCTGAGCAAGCTGGACAACTTCTGCGAGGAGCCGCTGCTCCAGACGGCCTACAGCATCGCCCGCTGGCACCACGAGCGGTGGGACGGCCGCGGCTACCCGGACGGCCTGAAAGGGAACGAGATCCCCATCGAGGCGCAGGTGGTGGCGCTGGCCGACGTCTACGATGCTCTGACCAGTGACCGCTGCTACAAAAAAGCCTGCCCGCACGAACAGGCAGTGAAGATGATCCTGAACGGCGAATGCGGCGCGTTCAACCCCATGCTTCTGGAATGCTTCGTCGAGATCGAAGACGACCTCAAGCGGGATCTGGAAGAAGAGCACCGTAACAAAGCCTGA
- the bilQ gene encoding bilirubin utilization transcriptional regulator BilQ, translating into MEPATVSSCILTLHRRFAAYTTQRLQELGLSFGMMYFVIYVGKHPGCTPSELTQRLHLDWGHSQRSLTKLAEDGFLTKEKSGRSYHLELTEKGRTAFAVCHRMFYDWDARNLTGLTADEQRQLLELLHKAAQKGSM; encoded by the coding sequence ATGGAACCGGCTACGGTATCCTCCTGCATTCTGACACTGCACAGGAGATTTGCCGCCTACACCACCCAGCGGCTGCAGGAGCTGGGCCTGAGCTTCGGGATGATGTACTTTGTCATCTATGTGGGCAAGCATCCCGGCTGCACCCCCTCGGAGCTGACGCAGAGACTGCATCTGGACTGGGGCCACTCCCAGCGCAGCCTCACCAAGCTGGCCGAGGATGGATTTCTCACCAAAGAAAAGAGCGGCCGCAGCTACCATCTGGAACTGACCGAAAAGGGCCGGACGGCCTTTGCGGTCTGCCACCGGATGTTTTATGACTGGGACGCCCGGAACCTGACCGGCCTGACCGCCGACGAGCAGCGCCAGCTGCTGGAACTGCTGCACAAAGCAGCACAGAAAGGAAGCATGTGA
- the bilR gene encoding bilirubin reductase, translating to MYETILSPVNYGGLQLKNRIIFAPTTFGLPDEEYLAEIRRLAEGGCAMLIIGDVPVGKSRFEKSLFDAKGFAFYQQIVEIAHKADCKVCAQLHQSDSNMLAMLKYIPAVLAKKLTPDQLREKLNAEVEPYITKMPKRKIEAILAGFGKAAVLAKQAGFDMVQVHGDRMCGSFSSSIFNHRTDEYGGSAENRARFAVEAVRAVHTAVPEFPIDYKLAVRQEDPHYGNAGVLVEELPVFVPLLEQAGVTSFHVTLANHSALENTIPPASHPAFGQPGCFLKFCDAVRQYTRLPLCGVGGLNDPDFVEQQLASGRIQCAAMSRQLLADPEWVNKLQKGQAKTIHRCVRCNKKCLGGLMAHQGTRCIYDARREEK from the coding sequence ATGTATGAGACCATCCTGAGCCCTGTGAACTATGGGGGCCTGCAGCTGAAGAACCGCATCATTTTTGCGCCTACCACCTTCGGCCTGCCGGACGAAGAGTACCTTGCCGAGATCCGGCGGCTGGCCGAGGGCGGCTGCGCGATGCTCATCATCGGGGATGTGCCGGTGGGGAAGAGCAGGTTCGAAAAATCCCTCTTCGATGCAAAGGGGTTCGCGTTTTATCAGCAGATCGTGGAGATCGCCCACAAGGCGGATTGCAAGGTCTGCGCCCAGCTGCACCAGAGCGATTCCAACATGCTGGCGATGCTCAAATACATCCCCGCCGTGCTGGCCAAAAAGCTCACCCCGGACCAGCTGCGCGAAAAGCTGAACGCCGAAGTGGAGCCTTACATCACCAAAATGCCGAAGCGGAAGATCGAGGCCATCCTCGCAGGCTTCGGCAAGGCGGCGGTGCTGGCAAAACAGGCCGGGTTCGACATGGTGCAGGTGCACGGCGACCGGATGTGCGGCAGCTTCAGCTCGTCCATCTTCAATCACCGCACCGATGAATACGGCGGCAGCGCCGAGAACCGCGCCCGCTTTGCTGTGGAAGCGGTCAGGGCCGTCCATACCGCCGTGCCGGAATTTCCCATTGACTACAAGCTGGCCGTCCGGCAGGAAGATCCCCATTACGGCAACGCAGGCGTTCTGGTGGAAGAACTGCCCGTCTTTGTGCCGCTGCTGGAACAGGCAGGCGTGACCAGCTTCCATGTCACGCTGGCCAACCACTCGGCACTGGAAAACACCATCCCGCCCGCCAGCCACCCTGCCTTCGGCCAGCCGGGCTGCTTCCTCAAGTTCTGCGATGCCGTGCGGCAGTACACCCGCCTGCCCCTCTGCGGCGTGGGCGGCCTGAACGACCCCGATTTCGTGGAGCAGCAGCTTGCCTCTGGGCGCATCCAGTGCGCCGCCATGAGCCGCCAGCTTCTGGCCGACCCGGAGTGGGTGAACAAACTGCAAAAGGGGCAGGCAAAAACGATCCATCGCTGCGTCCGCTGCAACAAAAAGTGCCTCGGCGGCCTGATGGCGCACCAGGGCACCCGCTGCATCTACGACGCACGGCGAGAAGAAAAATAA
- the bilS gene encoding flavodoxin family protein BilS, translating into MSYSIVYSSQTGNTKQLAETLRETLPQEGCRYFGTPAQAAAEADTLYVGFWTDRGHADADCNAFLKTLRGKKVFLFGTAGFGGSAEYFAKILSAVQAELDPSNTVVGTYMCQGRMPQSVRQRYEAMKQQPNPASNLDMLIENFDRALAHPDAGDLERLKQAVQ; encoded by the coding sequence ATGAGCTACTCGATCGTATACAGCAGCCAGACCGGCAACACAAAGCAGCTGGCAGAGACCCTTCGGGAAACGCTGCCGCAGGAAGGCTGCCGCTACTTCGGCACACCGGCACAAGCCGCAGCGGAGGCCGACACCCTGTATGTGGGCTTCTGGACCGACCGGGGCCATGCAGATGCAGACTGCAACGCCTTCTTGAAAACGCTGCGCGGCAAAAAGGTCTTTCTGTTCGGCACCGCAGGCTTCGGCGGCAGCGCGGAGTATTTTGCAAAGATCCTGAGCGCCGTGCAGGCGGAGCTGGACCCCAGCAATACCGTTGTGGGGACCTATATGTGTCAGGGCCGGATGCCCCAGTCGGTGCGGCAGCGGTACGAAGCGATGAAGCAGCAGCCGAACCCGGCCTCCAATCTGGACATGCTGATCGAAAACTTTGACCGTGCATTGGCCCATCCGGATGCCGGAGACCTCGAACGCCTGAAACAGGCAGTGCAATAA
- a CDS encoding fructose-specific PTS transporter subunit EIIC translates to MRITSLFSLNAIALDVAASNQEEIIDKVVELQSTHNNILDKEAYKKALYAREEEGSTYVDNGITVPHAKSDVVTRPSLAALRLSSPVQYNPDDDGKTDLLFAIAAPQNGSLHVDMLARMMQMLMNEEFVEQLRTAKTPQAFLDAIDKQEEAQFGSESFTDQSIPQDGFRVLAVTACPNGIAHTYMAAEALTKAGTKLELPVKVETNGSDGAKNILTREEIAACDGIIVAADKNVETARFDGKPVLFTRVDDGIHKPEELILKIVRGEVPIYHSKDKAAGDAPGASDSAAHTVYKHLMNGVSHMLPFVVGGGIMIALAFLLDDYTIDPSNFGMNTPIAAFFKTVGSAAFSYMLPILAGFIAMSIADRPGLAVGFAGGVLAMNGTNFAGLASGETTGISGGFLAALLAGFVAGYVVEFLKKITEKLPASLNGIRPMLIYPLGGILIVGAVMCGINPVMGMINTAMTDWLNALGGTSKVLLGAIVAGMMSVDMGGPCNKAAYVFGTAALASGNYEVMAAVMVGGMVPPLAIALSTTFCPKKWTPDERRNGIVNYVMGLCFVTEGAIPYAAADPLRILPSCVAGAALAGALSMTFGCALRAPHGGIFVFPVVDHALMYVVALAAGSIVGAVILSLLKKTRTE, encoded by the coding sequence ATGCGTATCACCTCGCTTTTCTCCCTGAATGCCATTGCGCTGGATGTTGCAGCATCCAATCAGGAAGAGATCATCGACAAGGTCGTGGAGCTGCAATCCACCCACAACAACATTCTGGATAAAGAGGCCTATAAAAAGGCACTCTACGCCCGCGAAGAAGAAGGCTCCACCTACGTGGACAACGGCATCACGGTGCCCCATGCCAAGAGCGACGTCGTCACCCGGCCCAGTCTGGCCGCACTGCGGCTGAGCAGCCCGGTGCAGTACAACCCCGACGACGACGGCAAGACCGACCTGCTCTTCGCCATCGCGGCCCCGCAGAATGGCAGCCTGCATGTGGATATGCTGGCCCGGATGATGCAGATGCTGATGAACGAGGAGTTCGTGGAGCAGCTGCGCACTGCCAAAACGCCGCAGGCATTTTTGGACGCCATCGACAAGCAGGAGGAAGCACAGTTCGGCAGCGAGAGCTTCACCGACCAGTCCATCCCGCAGGACGGCTTCCGGGTGCTGGCTGTGACGGCCTGCCCCAACGGCATCGCCCACACCTACATGGCCGCCGAGGCACTGACCAAGGCAGGCACCAAACTGGAGCTGCCTGTGAAGGTCGAGACCAACGGTTCCGACGGTGCCAAGAACATCCTGACCCGCGAGGAGATCGCAGCCTGCGACGGCATCATCGTGGCGGCGGACAAGAACGTGGAGACTGCCCGCTTTGACGGCAAGCCTGTGCTCTTCACCCGCGTGGACGACGGCATCCACAAGCCCGAAGAGCTGATCCTGAAGATCGTGCGGGGCGAGGTGCCCATCTACCACAGCAAAGACAAGGCCGCGGGCGATGCGCCCGGTGCCTCCGACAGCGCGGCCCACACCGTGTACAAGCACCTGATGAACGGTGTTTCCCACATGCTGCCCTTCGTCGTGGGCGGCGGCATCATGATTGCGCTGGCCTTCCTGCTGGACGATTACACCATCGACCCCTCCAACTTCGGCATGAACACCCCCATCGCAGCCTTCTTCAAGACGGTGGGCAGCGCCGCCTTCAGCTACATGCTCCCCATCCTGGCCGGTTTCATTGCCATGTCCATCGCAGACCGTCCGGGTCTGGCCGTCGGCTTTGCAGGCGGCGTTCTGGCCATGAACGGCACCAACTTCGCGGGCCTTGCCTCCGGTGAGACCACCGGCATCTCCGGCGGCTTCCTGGCGGCTCTGCTGGCCGGTTTCGTGGCCGGTTATGTGGTCGAGTTCCTGAAGAAGATCACCGAAAAGCTCCCCGCCAGCCTGAACGGCATCCGCCCCATGCTCATCTACCCGCTGGGCGGCATCCTCATCGTGGGCGCTGTGATGTGCGGCATCAACCCGGTGATGGGCATGATCAACACCGCCATGACCGACTGGCTCAACGCCTTGGGCGGCACCTCCAAGGTCCTGCTGGGTGCCATCGTGGCCGGTATGATGAGCGTGGACATGGGCGGCCCCTGCAACAAGGCAGCCTATGTCTTCGGCACGGCCGCGCTGGCCTCCGGCAACTATGAGGTCATGGCCGCCGTCATGGTGGGCGGCATGGTGCCTCCCCTCGCCATCGCCCTCTCCACCACCTTCTGCCCCAAAAAGTGGACCCCCGACGAGCGCCGCAACGGCATCGTGAACTACGTCATGGGCCTGTGCTTCGTCACCGAGGGTGCCATCCCCTACGCTGCCGCCGACCCGCTCCGCATCCTGCCCAGCTGCGTCGCCGGCGCAGCGCTGGCCGGTGCGCTCTCCATGACCTTTGGCTGTGCCCTGCGCGCACCCCATGGCGGCATCTTCGTCTTCCCCGTCGTGGACCACGCCCTGATGTATGTGGTGGCACTGGCCGCTGGCAGCATCGTGGGTGCCGTCATCCTGAGCCTGCTCAAGAAGACCCGCACCGAGTAA